One Thermoplasma volcanium GSS1 genomic window carries:
- a CDS encoding PadR family transcriptional regulator — MNSDPTKERILHGLITLYLLKELVRGPMHGYELQKTLSSVIGNPLPQGSIYVLLKTMKERNFVTSENAKNEKGQTLTKYYITEEGKKFLCSHSESLLIARKIIDDLLKTVDLIDEE, encoded by the coding sequence ATGAACAGTGATCCAACCAAGGAGAGGATACTCCATGGCCTTATTACCCTATACCTGTTGAAGGAGCTTGTTAGGGGGCCTATGCACGGATACGAACTACAAAAGACCTTATCATCTGTCATTGGAAATCCTCTTCCCCAGGGCTCGATTTATGTACTCCTGAAAACAATGAAGGAGAGGAATTTCGTAACATCAGAAAACGCTAAGAACGAAAAGGGTCAAACGCTTACCAAGTATTACATTACGGAGGAGGGGAAAAAGTTCCTTTGTTCTCATTCGGAATCGTTGTTGATAGCGAGGAAAATAATTGATGATCTATTAAAGACGGTCGATCTTATAGACGAAGAGTAG
- the eif2g gene encoding translation initiation factor IF-2 subunit gamma, with the protein MISKLKMPQPTVNIGMVGHVDHGKSTLTLALTGVKTDTHSEEIKRGISIKLGYADTPVYKCYDASGNPYYTRQPSENCELERVISIVDAPGHETLMATMLSGSALMNGALLVIAANEHCPQPQTREHLTALEIMGIKNIVIVQNKIDLVTRERALESYKEIKAFVKGSIAENAPIIPVSAYHNTNIDILFEAIEKYIPTPEYNEGSDPIMYIARSFDVNKPGTPIDQIKGGIIGGSLTQGSLKIGDEIEIVPGIQNTRGNKTVWTNVTTEVVSLMAGKYSYDMIKPGGLAAVGTKLDPFLTKGDAFTGRIAGYIGKVPPISFSMRLEAHLLKRVVGSDQELNVEPIRAKETLMFTVATANTVGVVSNVKGTDIEVSLKYPVAAFNGMRVAIGRRVLNRWRLIGYGVIESLE; encoded by the coding sequence ATGATCAGCAAGCTTAAAATGCCTCAGCCCACTGTAAACATAGGTATGGTGGGTCACGTCGATCATGGCAAGAGCACTTTAACTCTCGCCCTGACAGGCGTAAAGACGGATACGCATTCTGAAGAAATAAAGAGAGGAATTTCTATAAAGCTAGGTTATGCTGATACGCCGGTTTATAAGTGTTACGATGCTTCTGGGAATCCTTATTATACAAGGCAACCCAGTGAGAATTGCGAACTTGAACGTGTGATATCGATTGTAGACGCTCCTGGCCATGAAACGCTTATGGCCACTATGCTATCTGGTTCGGCCCTCATGAATGGTGCGCTATTGGTTATAGCGGCTAACGAACATTGCCCTCAGCCGCAGACAAGGGAGCACCTTACTGCATTAGAGATAATGGGCATAAAGAACATAGTTATTGTGCAAAATAAAATAGACTTAGTAACAAGAGAGCGAGCACTGGAAAGTTATAAAGAGATCAAGGCATTTGTTAAGGGCAGCATTGCTGAAAATGCACCCATAATACCGGTCAGTGCATATCATAATACAAATATAGATATCTTGTTTGAAGCTATTGAAAAGTATATACCTACACCCGAGTACAACGAAGGATCCGATCCGATAATGTATATTGCTAGATCCTTTGATGTAAATAAACCAGGTACGCCAATCGATCAGATTAAGGGAGGAATAATAGGGGGTTCCCTTACACAGGGATCACTAAAAATAGGCGATGAGATCGAAATAGTACCTGGCATACAAAATACCAGGGGAAATAAGACTGTTTGGACCAATGTTACCACGGAAGTGGTAAGCCTTATGGCTGGAAAATATTCCTATGATATGATAAAACCAGGCGGCCTTGCCGCCGTTGGTACAAAATTAGATCCATTCTTGACAAAGGGAGATGCGTTCACTGGCAGGATAGCTGGATACATAGGCAAGGTGCCGCCTATCTCGTTCTCAATGAGGCTGGAAGCACACCTGCTTAAGCGTGTTGTCGGGTCAGACCAGGAACTTAACGTTGAGCCTATAAGGGCAAAGGAGACCTTGATGTTTACAGTGGCTACTGCAAATACTGTTGGTGTAGTAAGCAACGTGAAAGGTACGGATATAGAAGTTTCTCTAAAATATCCTGTTGCTGCATTTAACGGAATGCGCGTGGCTATAGGAAGGCGCGTATTGAATAGGTGGAGACTTATAGGGTACGGTGTAATAGAATCCTTGGAATGA
- a CDS encoding acyl-CoA dehydrogenase family protein: MHSYVDADDLLRNSIKEFVKKEVEPIRMKIDREDYFPVDVFKEMGKLGYLGVTIPQEYGGSDAGYITQAVIEEELGYSSPSLALSYGAHSNLCLDNVYRNGSQAIREKFVPKLASGEWIGSLCLTEPGSGSDALAMHTTLHDHGGRIFLTGSKTFITNGPYADLFLVHAKDGDSYTSVIVLSSDKGFERGKKFEKMGMRGSPTGELFFNDIDIGNERIVGKRGDGKRIIMSGLNSERVILAFIFVGLARRALDEAVKYSSERKQFSLPISEFELIQEKLAYMYTKYETSRILAYRALEKLESSRDDPLYAAAAIMHASESAEYIAREAIQIFGGYGYIKDTGIEMFLRDAILGQIGAGTTEIRKRIIAKSLIRKYKLGEDIN, from the coding sequence ATGCACAGTTATGTCGATGCGGATGATCTGCTTAGGAACTCTATAAAGGAATTCGTAAAGAAGGAAGTAGAACCCATAAGGATGAAGATAGACAGGGAAGATTATTTTCCTGTGGACGTTTTCAAGGAAATGGGAAAGCTCGGCTACCTCGGTGTAACCATACCTCAGGAATACGGCGGATCGGATGCGGGATATATTACACAGGCTGTGATAGAGGAAGAACTAGGCTATTCATCACCTTCCCTCGCCTTATCCTATGGTGCGCACAGCAACTTGTGCCTTGATAACGTTTATAGGAACGGATCCCAGGCTATAAGGGAAAAATTCGTACCTAAACTTGCATCCGGTGAGTGGATAGGTTCGTTATGTTTGACGGAGCCAGGTTCAGGTTCAGACGCGCTTGCTATGCATACTACGTTGCACGATCACGGTGGTCGAATTTTTCTGACAGGAAGTAAGACGTTCATAACTAATGGCCCGTATGCTGATCTGTTTCTCGTGCACGCTAAAGATGGAGATTCATACACTTCTGTTATTGTACTTTCATCAGATAAAGGCTTTGAGCGTGGAAAGAAGTTTGAGAAGATGGGGATGAGAGGATCTCCGACGGGAGAACTGTTTTTCAATGATATTGATATAGGAAATGAAAGGATAGTTGGAAAGAGAGGCGATGGCAAAAGGATAATAATGTCTGGCCTTAATTCAGAGAGGGTAATACTTGCATTTATATTTGTTGGACTGGCTAGAAGGGCACTAGATGAGGCAGTAAAGTACTCAAGTGAAAGAAAACAGTTCTCCCTGCCTATTAGTGAGTTTGAGCTAATACAAGAGAAGCTCGCCTATATGTATACAAAGTACGAAACAAGCAGGATTCTTGCATATAGGGCATTGGAGAAGCTAGAAAGCAGCAGGGACGATCCTTTATACGCAGCAGCAGCCATAATGCACGCATCAGAATCAGCAGAATACATTGCGAGGGAAGCAATACAAATATTTGGCGGATACGGATACATAAAGGATACTGGTATTGAGATGTTCCTGAGGGACGCAATTTTGGGCCAAATAGGAGCTGGTACGACAGAGATAAGGAAGAGGATCATAGCAAAGAGCTTGATAAGGAAATATAAGCTTGGAGAGGACATTAACTAA
- a CDS encoding acetate--CoA ligase, whose amino-acid sequence MTYDLPNFVLNSKEILRIDEKKRDEFKRLLEFSKNDPNGFWESIASDLVWRKKWDTVMEGRLPEFSFFKGGYLNVAENLIDRHIEAGEANRAALIFESETGRSAVYTYAMLQSIVNKLSNALRSLGVKKGDRVSIFLPNIPETLFSVLACYRVGAVFNTIFSGFSTQALENRLKHFNPMIIITADGTYRRGKLVELKKKVDEIRDSNFEKIIVVKNVGLNLNFTERDLDFYSLIAKFNDKDKGGDVEANEPGIVFYTSGTTGKPKGVVLSGAGFLVNNYVYAKHHLDLSKSDVLWCTADIGWLTMHIWGIIGALANGSTTLFYEGAIDYPSQDRFYEIVQKYKVTKIFTAPTLIRMLMKYGFPEGKYDVSSVRVIGLVGEPLNPEAWHWMNKHFRSAYINNTWGQTETAGTPLAGSAFATGMKPGSSGIEFLGASLDVVDDEGNPVLERPGNLVIKKPFPMMIRDLWNEHERFLKEYYGKLEGLYFTYDVAVKDKDGHFWVLGRNDDVINVSGHRLSTMEMESLVASVNGIAECAVVGIPDEIRGLTPVVFVSLKNDISATGIEETISKMIEEGIGKFAAPSDVIVVEEMPKTPSGKILRRFLREIYVYGDIVGDRTGLENPASIEKLKSVLRNRIESRNK is encoded by the coding sequence ATGACATATGATCTACCGAATTTTGTTTTAAATAGTAAGGAGATCCTTAGAATAGACGAGAAGAAAAGGGATGAATTTAAGCGTTTGCTTGAATTCTCGAAGAACGATCCAAATGGCTTTTGGGAGAGTATTGCTTCTGATCTAGTTTGGAGAAAGAAATGGGATACCGTAATGGAAGGCAGACTTCCTGAATTTTCCTTTTTCAAGGGAGGCTATTTAAACGTTGCTGAAAACCTCATAGATAGACATATAGAAGCTGGGGAAGCTAATAGAGCTGCTTTGATATTTGAGAGCGAAACAGGGCGAAGCGCTGTATATACATACGCAATGCTGCAATCTATTGTAAACAAACTTTCAAATGCTCTAAGAAGCCTAGGCGTAAAGAAAGGTGACAGAGTCTCTATATTTCTGCCAAACATACCTGAAACATTATTCAGTGTGCTCGCGTGCTACAGGGTTGGTGCTGTTTTCAATACAATATTTTCTGGTTTCTCTACGCAGGCATTGGAGAACAGGTTAAAGCATTTTAACCCTATGATAATAATAACTGCAGACGGAACATACAGAAGAGGCAAACTAGTGGAGTTAAAGAAAAAAGTGGATGAGATTCGAGATTCTAATTTTGAAAAGATCATCGTAGTAAAAAATGTAGGGCTCAATCTGAATTTTACAGAAAGAGATTTAGACTTTTACAGCCTAATAGCGAAGTTTAACGATAAAGACAAAGGGGGAGATGTCGAGGCAAACGAGCCTGGCATAGTCTTTTATACATCAGGTACAACAGGTAAGCCAAAAGGAGTGGTGCTTTCGGGTGCCGGATTTCTGGTGAACAACTACGTGTATGCAAAGCACCACCTCGATTTGAGTAAATCTGATGTACTTTGGTGCACAGCTGACATAGGATGGCTTACTATGCATATATGGGGTATAATTGGGGCTCTTGCTAATGGCTCTACGACTCTATTTTATGAAGGGGCAATCGATTACCCTTCTCAAGATCGTTTCTACGAAATAGTGCAAAAATACAAAGTAACAAAAATTTTCACAGCTCCAACTTTGATAAGGATGCTGATGAAGTACGGCTTTCCAGAGGGCAAGTATGATGTTTCATCCGTTCGTGTAATAGGACTAGTGGGCGAGCCGTTGAATCCAGAAGCGTGGCACTGGATGAATAAACACTTCAGATCTGCATACATTAATAATACGTGGGGGCAAACCGAAACTGCTGGAACTCCGCTTGCAGGATCTGCCTTTGCTACTGGCATGAAGCCAGGATCTAGCGGCATCGAGTTCCTGGGAGCATCCTTGGATGTTGTTGACGATGAGGGTAATCCAGTGCTTGAACGTCCAGGAAATTTAGTAATAAAGAAACCGTTCCCTATGATGATCCGCGATCTATGGAACGAACACGAACGTTTCTTAAAAGAATACTATGGAAAGTTAGAAGGATTGTATTTCACCTATGATGTTGCTGTAAAGGATAAAGATGGCCACTTTTGGGTTCTCGGGAGGAATGATGATGTAATCAACGTTTCCGGCCATAGACTGAGCACGATGGAGATGGAGAGCCTTGTAGCTAGCGTAAACGGAATAGCTGAATGTGCAGTTGTAGGAATCCCTGATGAAATCAGAGGTCTCACTCCCGTTGTATTCGTTTCATTGAAGAATGATATATCAGCGACAGGCATTGAAGAAACTATATCAAAGATGATTGAGGAGGGCATTGGGAAGTTTGCAGCACCGTCCGATGTAATCGTTGTTGAAGAGATGCCGAAGACCCCAAGTGGAAAAATACTCAGAAGGTTCCTTAGGGAGATCTATGTTTATGGAGACATTGTCGGAGACCGTACCGGCCTTGAAAATCCGGCGTCTATAGAAAAATTGAAATCAGTATTGCGAAATAGAATAGAAAGTAGGAATAAGTGA
- a CDS encoding AMP-binding protein, translating to MFVYKPDEAEIASTNLGMFASSVGITVKELYDKADSDPEWFWPQVIKDTGIEFFSPYKKVFDNSGGPQHTKWFTEGLINIEYNAVSRYKDSSKPAVIYQNEYLERETLSYSGLNIYVSSVASTLLDMGIRKGDRVGIYMPFNLKSAIAFYSILRIGAVAVPMFSGYGYEAVKTRVEDAGVKLLFTSKGYSRKGKFVDMMSVAEKVGLPIIAEGGSKKGYSFEDAMHGQKRIETEKTGSEDTAIMLYTSGTTGKPKGTVHVHGGALINIAKEVKYYMDLKDGDVLHWITDLGWMMGPWALIGTNVLHGTIYLYDGAVDYPDASRLFTILEDNNVTLLGLSPTLVRMLRYKNIERRFNTVRLFGSTGEPWDDESWSYLFNVLGGGKTPISNISGGTDIIGCFLASNPAIPIKPKCLYRGLGMNASIFDENGKEVYGKVGYLVAKKPSPSMTRGLWMAEDRYLESYWSRFQGVWFHGDFGEMDEDGYFYLYGRADDVIKVAGKRVGPNELEDIVMAVNGVIEAAVISIPDKIKGEALAVFYVGEPDLSGRIKDAIESKMGKPFSPSYVLRLRKLPKTRNGKTMRRVIRSSFLGQDPGDLSNTEDLDSIKEIEELGRTIFNND from the coding sequence ATGTTTGTTTATAAGCCTGATGAAGCGGAGATAGCATCAACGAATTTGGGGATGTTTGCTTCTTCTGTTGGAATCACTGTAAAGGAACTCTACGATAAAGCAGATTCAGACCCAGAATGGTTTTGGCCTCAGGTGATTAAAGATACTGGAATTGAATTCTTTTCTCCATACAAAAAAGTTTTTGACAATTCAGGCGGGCCGCAACATACGAAATGGTTTACTGAAGGACTCATAAACATAGAGTATAACGCAGTCTCAAGGTATAAGGATTCGTCAAAGCCTGCAGTAATTTACCAGAATGAATATCTCGAAAGGGAAACGCTTTCCTATTCCGGACTCAATATATATGTATCTTCTGTTGCCTCTACTCTTCTTGATATGGGGATACGGAAAGGCGATAGGGTTGGCATCTACATGCCTTTTAACTTAAAGAGTGCAATCGCTTTCTATTCCATACTTCGAATTGGAGCAGTAGCCGTTCCTATGTTCTCAGGATACGGCTATGAAGCTGTAAAAACACGCGTTGAAGATGCTGGAGTGAAGCTTCTCTTTACATCCAAAGGATACTCCAGAAAAGGAAAATTTGTCGACATGATGTCTGTAGCCGAGAAGGTTGGCTTGCCCATAATAGCTGAAGGCGGTAGCAAAAAAGGCTATAGTTTCGAAGATGCTATGCATGGGCAGAAGCGGATAGAGACGGAGAAAACGGGATCGGAAGACACAGCCATAATGCTTTATACATCTGGGACAACAGGAAAGCCTAAGGGAACTGTACACGTCCACGGTGGAGCCTTGATTAACATAGCCAAAGAGGTGAAGTACTATATGGACTTGAAGGACGGTGACGTGCTTCACTGGATAACCGATCTTGGGTGGATGATGGGCCCGTGGGCCTTAATAGGTACGAATGTACTGCACGGGACGATTTATCTGTATGACGGTGCTGTAGATTATCCGGATGCCTCTAGACTCTTCACCATACTTGAAGATAACAACGTTACACTGCTTGGTCTATCGCCAACTCTCGTTCGCATGCTGAGGTATAAAAATATTGAGAGAAGATTCAATACAGTAAGGCTCTTTGGATCTACCGGCGAACCTTGGGACGACGAGTCGTGGAGCTACTTGTTCAATGTTCTTGGTGGAGGCAAAACGCCTATTTCGAATATCTCTGGAGGCACTGACATTATCGGCTGCTTCCTTGCATCGAACCCGGCAATACCGATTAAACCGAAATGCCTCTACCGCGGGCTCGGAATGAACGCATCCATATTTGACGAAAACGGAAAAGAGGTCTATGGAAAGGTCGGTTATCTTGTAGCAAAGAAGCCATCACCTTCTATGACGCGGGGTTTGTGGATGGCAGAGGACCGCTACCTCGAAAGCTATTGGTCTAGATTTCAGGGTGTTTGGTTTCACGGCGACTTTGGAGAAATGGATGAAGATGGCTATTTTTATCTCTATGGAAGGGCGGACGATGTGATAAAGGTAGCTGGCAAAAGGGTCGGGCCCAACGAATTGGAAGATATTGTAATGGCAGTGAACGGCGTTATAGAGGCAGCTGTAATTTCCATACCAGATAAAATAAAGGGTGAAGCTCTCGCTGTGTTTTACGTTGGCGAACCGGATCTATCAGGTAGGATAAAAGACGCTATAGAATCTAAGATGGGAAAGCCATTCTCGCCGTCCTATGTGCTGCGATTGAGAAAACTGCCAAAGACGAGGAATGGCAAGACCATGAGGCGTGTTATAAGATCCTCATTCCTTGGCCAAGACCCCGGAGACTTGAGCAACACTGAAGACCTAGATTCCATTAAAGAAATAGAAGAACTCGGAAGGACCATATTCAACAACGATTGA
- a CDS encoding saccharopine dehydrogenase family protein produces the protein MKGIVFGSGQIGSSVALNLVDGMDVTVADRDPTNLRKIQDNIGSRVSVIQVDALRDDIKHIISDYDIVVSALPGSVGFQFAKSIAPFGVRMIDISYYEDDVFLLDDVAKKSSSVIVPDIGFAPGISNVLVGHFSYELEDVKDVHIYVGGIPEKRIGGLDYVITWSVEGLLDEYTRPVHIVQNGSITQVEPLSGLEKINIQKYTDLEAFYTDGLRTLGKTIRASGSMWEKTVRYSGHAEKIRLLKDLGFFSRKKVKVGNSEIAPFDFTAEIFRNNLSMSGVKDVSLMYVKVTGTRNGDIVKHEASMVAPYDEKRKRSSMANVTSVPASATADFLSKNEIGKYGVVAPEILGKDENFYKQFINYLGQYGIIISED, from the coding sequence ATGAAAGGCATTGTATTTGGATCGGGACAAATAGGTTCATCTGTAGCACTCAATTTGGTGGACGGGATGGATGTGACGGTTGCAGACCGTGATCCAACAAACCTAAGGAAGATTCAGGATAATATTGGTAGCAGAGTAAGCGTGATCCAGGTGGATGCCCTTCGCGACGATATAAAGCACATAATATCTGACTACGATATAGTGGTATCGGCACTTCCTGGAAGCGTAGGTTTTCAATTTGCAAAATCTATCGCTCCTTTTGGGGTAAGGATGATAGATATATCTTATTATGAAGATGATGTCTTTCTTCTTGACGATGTTGCGAAGAAGAGTTCTTCAGTTATTGTGCCAGATATAGGATTTGCTCCAGGCATAAGCAACGTACTTGTAGGCCATTTTTCGTACGAACTGGAAGACGTAAAGGATGTACACATATATGTGGGTGGTATACCAGAGAAACGTATAGGCGGCCTGGACTACGTAATAACGTGGTCGGTTGAAGGCTTGCTTGACGAATATACAAGGCCTGTTCACATCGTACAGAACGGTAGCATCACTCAGGTAGAACCACTTAGCGGCCTTGAGAAAATTAATATACAGAAATACACAGACCTTGAAGCATTCTACACTGACGGCCTACGCACATTAGGCAAGACCATCCGTGCATCTGGCAGCATGTGGGAGAAAACTGTACGATACAGCGGGCATGCAGAAAAGATAAGGCTACTTAAGGACCTAGGCTTCTTTAGCCGTAAAAAGGTTAAAGTAGGAAACAGCGAAATAGCACCCTTTGATTTTACAGCTGAGATATTTAGGAATAATCTCTCTATGAGCGGCGTGAAGGATGTTTCTCTCATGTACGTTAAAGTTACTGGAACAAGGAATGGTGACATTGTAAAGCATGAGGCCAGCATGGTGGCGCCATACGATGAGAAAAGAAAGCGGTCTTCAATGGCAAACGTAACTTCTGTTCCAGCATCAGCAACGGCAGACTTCCTCTCTAAAAATGAGATTGGTAAATATGGTGTTGTTGCACCTGAAATCCTCGGAAAAGATGAGAATTTTTACAAACAATTTATAAATTATCTCGGGCAGTACGGGATAATTATATCTGAAGATTAA
- a CDS encoding winged helix-turn-helix transcriptional regulator, with protein MDQTRSKACMLRYGDTEICIDPSESVLHLLGKKYTMLIISVLGNGSTRQNFNDIRSSIPGISSTILSRRIKDLIDSGLVERRSGQITTYALTEKGMNVRNSLMPLLQYISVLDRNGD; from the coding sequence ATGGATCAAACAAGGTCTAAAGCTTGCATGTTGAGATACGGGGATACAGAAATATGTATCGATCCATCAGAATCTGTCCTTCATCTCCTTGGCAAGAAATACACAATGCTGATCATATCCGTGTTGGGAAACGGCAGCACAAGGCAAAACTTCAATGACATTAGGTCCTCTATACCCGGGATAAGCAGTACGATCCTATCTAGGAGGATAAAGGACCTTATAGACTCTGGTCTTGTTGAAAGAAGATCTGGTCAAATTACTACCTACGCCCTAACAGAGAAAGGGATGAATGTAAGGAACAGCCTAATGCCTCTCCTGCAATACATATCGGTATTAGATAGGAATGGCGATTAA
- a CDS encoding molybdenum cofactor guanylyltransferase translates to MEVKMPFVVFVKRSVRFPGKHSYMIGGKSLLEIIVSKLSNIGKVYVFTKDKDIICNGCSIEFDTTNGIITDSVLAAIDKFGTFFAVAGDMPLIKPELVSKMLSQYKGSPLFPRHMDGMLEPLFGIYTEDLYNALKEYLDKGGESLHAFLLTQPLQYYDIGSDDEVNFININYKSDIEKYRDLLVQL, encoded by the coding sequence ATGGAAGTTAAAATGCCATTCGTGGTTTTTGTCAAGAGGAGCGTAAGATTTCCAGGCAAGCATTCATACATGATTGGTGGAAAAAGCCTTTTGGAGATTATTGTTTCAAAATTATCAAATATAGGCAAGGTTTACGTGTTTACGAAGGACAAAGATATTATATGTAACGGCTGCAGCATAGAATTTGATACAACGAATGGAATAATAACCGATTCCGTCCTTGCAGCAATCGACAAATTTGGTACATTCTTTGCTGTAGCCGGGGATATGCCATTGATAAAGCCTGAGCTAGTTTCGAAGATGCTTTCCCAATACAAAGGCTCACCGCTCTTTCCGCGTCACATGGACGGCATGCTTGAACCGCTCTTCGGTATATACACGGAAGATCTTTACAATGCTTTGAAGGAATACCTGGACAAAGGCGGAGAAAGCCTCCATGCTTTTCTTCTTACACAACCTTTGCAATATTATGATATAGGATCGGATGATGAAGTGAACTTCATAAACATAAACTATAAAAGTGATATCGAAAAATATCGGGATCTTCTAGTACAATTATAG
- a CDS encoding endonuclease III domain-containing protein: MTSNPPNFANIYEELFRYYGDLGWWPAETKDEIVIGAILTQNTSWKNVEKAIANLKSHGITKLEDVCKIEKNEIAKLIRSSGFYNQKAERLKAVSCLIVGEFNGIDRIKDIDAFAERLKSIKGIGQETLNSILLYALDAPVFVIDKYTVRFLERYSSFDEVDSIKKSVEEQLADVKLMQNFHAMIVQLSKDFCRKEPICMKCPLKACSTGQRVRKELYSNNSMDPYGSNKV, from the coding sequence ATGACATCAAACCCTCCGAATTTTGCAAATATTTACGAAGAGCTTTTTCGTTACTACGGTGATCTTGGATGGTGGCCGGCAGAAACTAAAGATGAGATCGTTATAGGAGCAATTCTAACGCAGAATACCAGTTGGAAAAACGTGGAAAAAGCAATAGCAAACCTGAAATCGCACGGCATAACGAAACTCGAAGATGTTTGCAAAATAGAGAAGAATGAGATCGCCAAACTAATAAGGAGCTCAGGTTTTTACAACCAGAAGGCGGAGAGGCTTAAAGCTGTATCTTGCTTAATAGTAGGGGAATTCAATGGAATTGATAGGATAAAGGATATTGATGCATTTGCTGAGAGATTGAAATCTATCAAAGGAATCGGGCAAGAGACCCTCAATTCTATACTCCTTTACGCTCTCGACGCTCCTGTTTTTGTTATAGATAAGTATACAGTAAGATTTCTTGAGAGGTATTCATCCTTTGATGAAGTGGATTCCATAAAGAAAAGCGTTGAAGAACAACTCGCTGATGTAAAACTGATGCAGAATTTTCATGCGATGATAGTTCAATTAAGCAAGGACTTCTGCAGGAAAGAACCGATATGCATGAAGTGCCCTTTGAAAGCATGCTCAACTGGGCAAAGGGTCAGGAAGGAATTATATAGCAATAATAGTATGGATCCATATGGATCAAACAAGGTCTAA
- a CDS encoding 30S ribosomal protein S6e has translation MANSLAIIADPKTGKTYKREIPSERMSSLIGRKIGEEVDGVFFDLVGYKMKITGGSSVDGFAMRPDLQTQGKKQILVKYTSGYRGKNGIRKRITARGSIIGSDITQINLKITQYGPTPIEEKKDDQQA, from the coding sequence ATGGCAAATTCATTGGCAATAATTGCAGATCCTAAGACAGGTAAGACGTATAAGAGGGAAATTCCAAGCGAGAGAATGAGTTCTCTAATCGGAAGAAAAATAGGCGAAGAAGTAGACGGTGTATTCTTTGATCTCGTAGGCTATAAGATGAAGATAACTGGTGGAAGTTCGGTTGACGGTTTCGCTATGAGGCCGGACCTGCAGACCCAAGGCAAGAAGCAGATACTTGTTAAGTATACCTCTGGATACCGTGGCAAGAATGGCATAAGAAAGAGGATCACTGCACGTGGTTCTATAATCGGATCGGACATAACGCAGATTAATCTCAAGATAACTCAGTATGGGCCGACGCCCATAGAGGAGAAAAAAGATGATCAGCAAGCTTAA